One genomic segment of Acinetobacter sp. C26M includes these proteins:
- the msuE gene encoding FMN reductase — MSYSNDKPLNIVAVSGGLNSPSKTESLIQTILDELAQAIEINVKFVKLSEIGPLLGGAIYRSQLPKQVQDDLAAIEAADALIVGTPVYRASFTGLFKHLFDFVEQTALVDVPVLLAASGGSDRHALVLEHQLRPLFSFFQAQTLPIGVYATDRDFAPEYTVKSEALNERILLAVARALPILQWAPAKGLREQKVKAKSEKANQDLSINKQVEQDSILPSVEVPDLDVAEARLHSKRAVSVL; from the coding sequence ATGTCATATTCAAATGATAAACCTCTCAACATCGTCGCAGTTTCAGGTGGTCTTAACAGCCCATCAAAAACTGAAAGCTTGATTCAAACTATTTTGGATGAATTAGCACAAGCAATAGAAATAAATGTGAAGTTTGTAAAACTCAGTGAGATTGGGCCTTTGTTGGGTGGTGCAATTTATCGAAGTCAGTTACCCAAACAAGTACAAGATGATCTGGCTGCTATTGAAGCTGCTGATGCTTTAATTGTTGGTACGCCAGTTTATCGTGCTTCTTTTACAGGGCTGTTCAAACATTTATTTGATTTTGTTGAGCAGACCGCTTTAGTGGATGTCCCAGTATTATTGGCAGCATCGGGTGGAAGTGATCGCCATGCTTTAGTACTCGAGCATCAACTTCGCCCTTTGTTTAGTTTTTTTCAGGCGCAGACTTTGCCTATAGGCGTTTATGCAACAGATCGAGACTTTGCACCTGAATATACGGTCAAAAGTGAAGCATTGAATGAGCGTATTTTGCTTGCTGTTGCTCGAGCTTTACCAATTTTGCAATGGGCACCAGCTAAAGGATTGCGTGAGCAAAAGGTTAAAGCTAAATCAGAAAAGGCCAATCAAGATTTAAGTATCAATAAACAAGTTGAACAAGATTCCATACTACCATCTGTAGAGGTGCCAGATTTAGATGTTGCTGAGGCAAGATTACATAGCAAAAGAGCTGTAAGTGTTTTATGA
- a CDS encoding LysR substrate-binding domain-containing protein: MVSRRKLPSLNALRAFETAGRKLSFRAAADELGVTQGAIAQQVRALEEHLKVTLFQRLPRGLSLTPEGTKYLVDITRAFDIIAESTESLLDQPDRVTISVTPTIATKILIPRLGDFHAVLPEINLCTLATEAISDFDRDQVDIAIRLTQQSFPENLEAQLLFHQELIAVASPDFVRDLTLPLELEQLIRMPLLHDAHDHWSNFLNTNSKLAGAVFNQTALAIDAALSGQGVALVCRAFVDADIQSGKLIQVTLETKTVEASYYLVRKKSSHPNSTVDKIWQWCIEYLGTKQK, encoded by the coding sequence ATGGTATCTCGTAGAAAACTTCCATCTTTAAATGCCTTACGTGCATTTGAAACAGCCGGGAGAAAGTTAAGTTTTCGTGCTGCTGCTGATGAATTGGGAGTGACTCAGGGTGCAATCGCACAGCAGGTTCGAGCATTAGAAGAACATCTCAAGGTTACTTTATTTCAACGACTTCCTCGGGGATTGTCTTTGACGCCTGAAGGAACAAAGTATCTGGTCGATATAACGCGTGCTTTTGATATTATTGCTGAATCAACAGAATCACTGCTAGACCAGCCAGATCGTGTAACTATAAGTGTGACACCAACGATTGCGACCAAAATATTGATCCCTCGATTAGGTGATTTTCATGCAGTACTACCTGAAATAAATTTATGCACACTTGCAACTGAAGCGATATCAGACTTTGATCGCGATCAAGTTGATATCGCGATAAGGCTTACCCAACAATCATTTCCAGAAAATCTAGAAGCACAATTATTGTTTCATCAAGAACTTATTGCTGTAGCGAGTCCTGATTTTGTTAGGGATCTAACGCTTCCTCTTGAACTTGAACAGTTGATTCGTATGCCATTGCTACATGATGCCCATGATCATTGGTCAAATTTTCTGAACACTAATTCGAAATTAGCTGGAGCTGTATTTAATCAAACAGCGTTGGCAATAGATGCTGCTTTGTCTGGGCAAGGAGTAGCTTTAGTATGCCGAGCATTTGTGGATGCTGATATTCAATCAGGAAAACTCATACAAGTCACTCTGGAAACAAAAACTGTCGAAGCAAGTTATTATCTTGTCAGAAAGAAAAGCTCGCATCCGAATAGCACAGTCGATAAAATTTGGCAGTGGTGTATCGAATATTTAGGTACTAAGCAAAAATAA
- a CDS encoding VF530 family protein, with protein MNTSNDPLHGKKLADILDELLDYYGGFEGLSRKIEIRCFCIDPSVKSSLRFLRTTPWAREKVENLYLYVLRQKAKQKS; from the coding sequence ATGAATACCTCCAATGACCCTCTACACGGCAAAAAACTTGCTGACATTTTGGATGAATTATTGGATTACTACGGTGGTTTTGAAGGCTTAAGTCGTAAAATTGAAATTAGATGTTTTTGCATAGATCCAAGTGTTAAGTCATCATTGCGATTCTTACGTACTACACCATGGGCACGTGAAAAAGTAGAAAACTTATATTTGTATGTCTTACGCCAAAAAGCCAAACAGAAATCGTAG
- a CDS encoding SDR family oxidoreductase: MTEKVAIVTAAGSGMGAAVAKKLAEDGYKVAILSSSGKGEILAEQLNGLGITGSNQSIQDIQRLIDATLARWGRIDVLVNSAGHGPRKGILELTDQDWHDGIDTYFLNAVRPIRLVIPIMQQQKHGVIVNISSAWTFEPSSLFPTSAVARSGLAAFTKICADTYAVDNIRINNVLPGWIDSLPKTDERANSVPMKRYGSTEEIAATVAFLASDGAAYITGQNIRVDGGLTRSV; this comes from the coding sequence ATGACTGAGAAAGTTGCTATTGTTACAGCCGCTGGAAGTGGTATGGGCGCAGCTGTTGCAAAAAAACTAGCAGAGGATGGATACAAAGTTGCAATTCTATCTTCATCAGGTAAAGGTGAAATTCTTGCAGAACAACTGAATGGCTTAGGCATTACTGGTTCTAATCAATCAATCCAAGATATTCAACGCCTTATTGATGCAACGCTGGCTCGTTGGGGACGTATAGATGTTTTAGTTAACAGTGCTGGACATGGCCCACGCAAAGGAATTTTAGAGTTAACCGACCAAGATTGGCATGATGGTATAGATACTTATTTTCTCAATGCTGTACGTCCTATTCGTTTAGTAATTCCAATCATGCAACAACAAAAACACGGCGTGATTGTCAACATTTCCAGTGCATGGACTTTTGAGCCAAGTTCACTATTTCCAACGTCTGCAGTTGCTCGTTCAGGATTAGCAGCTTTTACCAAGATTTGTGCAGACACATATGCTGTTGATAATATTCGTATTAATAATGTCTTGCCTGGGTGGATCGATAGTCTACCAAAAACAGACGAACGCGCTAATAGTGTTCCAATGAAACGATATGGTTCAACAGAAGAGATTGCAGCTACAGTCGCTTTCCTTGCGTCGGATGGCGCGGCCTATATCACAGGACAAAATATCCGAGTAGATGGTGGCTTAACTCGCTCTGTATAA